In a genomic window of Wyeomyia smithii strain HCP4-BCI-WySm-NY-G18 chromosome 1, ASM2978416v1, whole genome shotgun sequence:
- the LOC129719198 gene encoding zinc finger protein 233-like, producing MEEVTQIKVEEPVKLETLPVEKKTSLASRNRCTGETRKTLTNTQRGGSVDVIHKHVTDITDEVEGTAACEDIPAFRPSNSDGSRIHKAGVGEHPQKKYICEFCNKEFSAKGFASHLKSHSGKTSGNLLLLKFKCDICKQRFSRKLHLSSHMKTHRSDCPYKCSICDERFSYSDYLTAHMVSHSDERPFKCDICDKSYKRSKALLRHFRDSHNSTQR from the exons ATGGAGGAAGTCACTCAAATAAAGGTAGAAGAGCCTGTTAAACTCGAAACTTTGCCGGTGGAAAAGAAAACTTCACTTGCTAGCAGGAATCGTTGCACCGGGGAAACAAGAAAAACTTTAACGAACACTCAGAGGGGAGGTTCAGTTGATGTGATACACAAACATGTGACGGATATTACTGATGAAGTTGAAGGTACAGCAGCTTGTGAGGACATTCCAGCCTTTCGTCCCAG CAACTCGGACGGTTCGCGAATACACAAAGCCGGTGTTGGCGAGCATCCACAGAAAAAGTACATTTGTGAATTCTGCAACAAGGAATTTAGTGCAAAAGGATTTGCGAGTCATTTGAAAAGTCATTCTGGAAAAACTTCAGGGAACTTGCTGCTGCTGAAGTTCAAGTGTGACATATGTAAGCAACGGTTCTCACGAAAATTACATCTTTCGTCGCACATGAAAACACACCGCTCAGATTGTCCCTATAAGTGCTCCATCTGCGATGAAAGATTCTCATATTCCGACTATCTCACAGCCCATATGGTCAGTCACAGCGATGAGCGACCCTTTAAATGTGACATTTGTGACAAATCATACAAAAGAAGTAAAGCTTTATTGCGTCATTTCCGCGATTCGCACAATTCCACTCAGCGGTAA
- the LOC129716617 gene encoding uncharacterized protein LOC129716617 — translation MTDWSLLPLVPLEAIFRLLKHKDQLACTLVCRRWNEAFASCPVLVQNVVFVIKNIYSDGEIRSVLNGRQRNYRNWAIDVIDDCCTAIVDKCLADAVNRCKIESLTLNSFMLPLVDCFRRNATMLGSITKLNLEIVLSSNVTLNCSTVQKLVFEQLKVFNYVQSYSGTTPTPVAFVFETPNLVSASIIIETLADEEALYREYPLLELESGVKLEQLEVDVKGRMWESFFAQERTVLQQLLIRRASDEKEERDWDLMFRNMPNLEQVEFVYPNENMLASLSRHCRKITHLKLSRFAFDDGSFGESISRCSLKELRMDGDLYCSRSVRLRVDNLTLLELEYSTLPSYQHKFLIVAPEVKILKVRCSNYQTLQLLPGDQLESVDMDYYFGEGTFFDGSFLSTFCFANIRDLVLYVNGSAQKLLGRLDNLVNLTQLQLFCSKGADISYLFRTICISCQNLEKLNVLNVGQGQVIILFSVLDSLFYIEKLKELALQHITVFEVKNKFRLKNLAAVNFTGSEAFGLDKKPTEFPIETGGCEDNTNKMRILRYENLFIYLFINFFETNMLRLIRIPPNIQHFFKTFLFHCSY, via the coding sequence ATGACGGATTGGAGTTTACTCCCGCTCGTGCCACTGGAGGCCATTTTTCGGCTGCTGAAGCATAAAGATCAACTTGCTTGTACGCTCGTGTGCCGCCGTTGGAATGAGGCGTTTGCCTCCTGTCCGGTACTGGTCCAGAACGTTGTGTtcgttattaaaaacatctacaGTGATGGAGAGATACGGTCCGTTCTAAATGGCAGACAACGCAACTACCGAAATTGGGCCATCGATGTAATCGACGATTGCTGCACGGCAATTGTTGACAAATGCCTGGCGGATGCTGTGAATCGGTGCAAGATAGAATCGTTAACTCTAAACAGCTTTATGTTGCCGCTTGTCGATTGTTTTCGACGGAATGCCACTATGCTTGGCTCCATaacaaagctcaacttagaaaTTGTACTGAGCTCCAACGTGACATTGAACTGTTCCACCGTACAgaaattggttttcgaacaGCTGAAGGTTTTCAATTATGTTCAAAGTTATTCCGGTACTACGCCAACTCCGGTTGCATTTGTTTTTGAGACACCCAATTTAGTATCGGCTTCAATCATAATAGAAACACTGGCGGACGAGGAAGCCTTATATCGGGAGTATCCGTTGCTGGAGCTGGAAAGCGGTGTAAAATTAGAACAGCTGGAAGTAGATGTTAAAGGACGGATGTGGGAAAGTTTCTTCGCCCAAGAACGCACCGTTTTGCAGCAGCTGCTAATCCGACGTGCCAGTGACGAGAAAGAGGAGAGAGATTGGGATTTGATGTTCAGGAATATGCCAAATTTGGAACAGGTTGAGTTTGTATACCCTAACGAAAACATGTTGGCAAGTTTGAGTCGCCACTGTCGAAAAATCACGCATCTAAAGCTAAGCAGATTTGCATTTGATGATGGAAGTTTCGGTGAATCCATAAGCCGATGTTCACTTAAAGAATTGCGTATGGATGGTGATCTTTACTGCAGCCGCTCGGTGAGGCTTCGCGTGGATAATTTGACTCTCCTCGAGTTGGAATATTCTACGCTTCCGTCGTATCAACATAAATTTCTCATTGTCGCGCCTGAAGTAAAAATTCTCAAGGTTCGTTGCTCTAACTATCAGACACTCCAACTATTACCGGGTGATCAGTTAGAATCCGTTGATATGGATTACTACTTTGGCGAAGGTACATTTTTCGACGGTAGTTTTCTGAGCACGTTTTGCTTCGCTAATATTCGCGACCTGGTGCTCTACGTTAATGGCAGTGCACAGAAATTGCTTGGTCGTTTAGACAATCTAGTGAATTTAACACAACTTCAACTGTTTTGCTCTAAGGGAGCCGACATCAGCTACCTGTTTAGAACTATATGCATTAGCTGCCAAAACTTGGAGAAGCTCAACGTACTAAACGTAGGACAGGGTCAGGTGATTATATTGTTCAGTGTCCTGGACTCATTATTTTACATAGAAAAACTGAAAGAGCTAGCACTACAACACATCACAGTATTTGAAGTTAAGAATAAGTTTCGGCTGAAAAATCTTGCCGCTGTAAATTTTACCGGCAGCGAAGCATTTGGTCTCGATAAGAAACCGACAGAATTTCCCATTGAGACCGGTGGATGTGAGGATAATACAAATAAAATGCGTATATTACGTTATGAGAActtgttcatttatttatttattaatttttttgagaCAAACATGCTTCGGTTAATTCGGATCCCGCCCAATATTCagcactttttcaaaacatttttgtttCACTGTTCCTATTAA
- the LOC129719199 gene encoding 40S ribosomal protein S15Aa: MVRISVLADALKCINNAEKRGKRQVLIRPNSKVVIKFLTVMMKHGYIGEFEIVDDHRSGKVVVNLTGRLNKAGIISPRFDVKMRDVERWTNTLLPSRQFGYVVLTTSGGIMDHEEARRKHLGGKILGYFF, translated from the exons ATGGTCCGCATCAGTGTGCTAGCCGATGCCCTGAAGTGCATCAACAATGCCGAGAAGCGCGGAAAGCGGCAGGTACTCATTCGACCGAACTCAAAGGTAGTAATCAAATTTCTGACCGTTATGATGAAACATGGATACATCGGTGAGTTCGAAATCGTCGACGATCACCGATCCGGCAAGGTGGTGGTGAATCTGACCGGCCGCCTGAACAAGGCCGGTATCATTTCGCCCCGGTTCGACGTTAAGATGAGAGATGTTGAACGGTGGACCAATACCCTGCTGCCGTCTCGTCAGTTCGG CTATGTAGTGCTTACCACTAGCGGCGGCATTATGGATCACGAGGAAGCCAGACGGAAACATCTGGGAGGCAAAATTTTAGGATACTTCTTCTAA